CCAGATGAGGAGTTGGAATGCAAAGTGTGCATTTTGTGATAATATGTAACAAACGCAGAGtattgtgacaaaaaatgaaagaTTAAACATGTCCTTGGCAGAGAAGGCAATCCTGTACTGTGCATTGTGAAAGTTCCTTTTAAATACAATGTTGTTATAATAATTTAACCCTTCAAAAAAGTTTGGCAATCAATGTGAAAATGTTGTTTTGGCACGTGGTAATATATAGTGTCTTGAACCAATCTAAAATAACATTCACAGCTTGTAGAAGAAAAGTGGAGCGTATTGAAATCAGCTCGTCTTTCTGCCTGTGCCGAAAGACTCTGAGCGACAGTGGGAAAAGTCGATGAAAATCCCATCCTGATCGGACTCCATCGAGTCCACGCCCTGCATGACGATAGTTTCTGGGCTGGAAGAGCAGCTCGTGGGTGAAGACAGGGTTTTATCAGTCTCAGACATAGACGTCTGGGTGTGTAAAGGTCCTGTAGAGTTCTGGATGAAGATGGAGGGTAGGATAAGTGCCGGCTGTGGCCCGGCGGCTCGTTTCGCTGTGGGTAGGGTTAGCTCGTGAGAGTTTTCCAGAGACAGTCTGGGTGTAGAGCTTGTCTCTATGCTGTTTGAAAGTGGGTAGCCTGGCTTCTCTATACAGGAGGAGACCTCGCAGGCTGAGTGCCGTCGGATTCCtacgctacccaccgagcctacCTCAGAGTCATACTCTGCCACGGGCGTGAGCATGGGGATGTTGTAGCTCTTGGAGCGCACCACCGAGTTGGTGGCAAGGATTTCAGCAGGCTTGGTCCAGCTCCAGCGTGTTTCTGTAACAGTACAGAGTTTTACACTGTTATCATAATACATGATCACAAACGAGCCAAAACGTTCTGACCACCTGCCCAATGCTGTCTACACAGCGTTAAGCCCCTGAGGCATGAACTCCCCTTTAGGGTAATCTCAGCTATCTGGCACGAGGATGTTACCAGCTGGTTCTTTAACTTCTTTATATTGTGAGGTGAGTCGTCATTCAGTGCATCATGATGACATCTTTTCACCGGGTAAATTATGCCAATGTCCGGCCGCCCATATGAACTATGAGAAAACAGTATTTATTGGATCAGACATCCTTCCTCCGACGCTTCGATGATTAGTTCCGACTTCTGCAGCTCCTCTGTTGGTCCGTACCAGACgccatagccttcatgtcctctgatATCAATGACACTTCGTATGAATAAAATTTAACAATAAAGTTTAGCATCAAAATCTCTACAATATGAACCATAGTAGCCCTTCTGTGGGTCAGTACAAGATTTGACAGTCTTTATTGGTATCAGAtctggacatcagagcaatggaagaaagttGCCTGGTCAGACATATCCTGTCCATGAATATGTGGACAGCTGGTTTGGGTTCATTGTTTACCCTCAGAAAAGATGGCAACAAGATGCACTGTAACGTCTTGGtaccttcagatgtcttgtggagtccatgtcctGGCAACTCAAAGCCTTTTTGACTGCACATAtaagggtggtcctaatgttttggcctAAGACTGTATATTTAtggtataattttttttactacagTTAATTCTTTCTGATGGGGTAAATGTTGGTGTTGCTGGCCACAATATGCATGTATGAAGTAATGTAACTACCTGGTGCAGGAATGTCTCCCATTTCTACATCAACTGGATGCATTTGGTTTAGATTGCCCCAATTACAAGGCTGTGGCAGCTCACACTTCCACATGGTTAAGAATCAAAAAGGTATTTTTTACACGTGTGTAGGCCTATAGTTTCAAGTTTCAAGCTTCAATCATATtgtagattttttttcatttaaacaagCATTCATATATTATCCATGTTTAATAGAATATAAAcctttaatattttacagtgttCCTGTGCCTCAATCTAATCTAAAAAAGTCTTAGATGATTTTGAGAACCAAATGTCATGCGCACAGCTTGATATAAGTTAATGAAGCAGCTAAAGGAAGTCTTTATTAAACCTGCTGAGGTTTATTTTCTAGTAAAATGTTGCCAGTCAGACAGCAATCATTACACATGTTTGGTTCATATATGACAATGTCACTTTGATACAAAGTTTAAAACGTAATGTCACATATTGACACAAGCCAAGTTCTCACCGATAACACAGGAGCAGTGGGCAGCGTCACAGTCGTGTGCACACAGGCCATGCGTACCAAGGTAAGGCGAAACCACCTTCTGCAGGAGCGACTCCAGTTTTAGATATTCCTCTGTCACACCTTGCGATTCATGGACACCCTGTATCACACAGCATATTCACTGACCAGgttgcagaaaaaaaaatacatgcacAACAGTAAGGGGTTTCTGTCTGTTTTGTACCTGTAGGACAAGAAGCATTTGGACAATGGAGGGGGGGACACGGGCACGTGGTCGTGACAGAGCCTCGTCAAGCTTCATGTTCAGCGTAATAGTGTTCCTGAAGAGCAGCAGAGCCAACTGGCGAACCGATGGCTCTTTGCCCTGAGTGGTACAATATAGTGTTATGTCAACAACAGCAATCTAACCAAATTTTAGACAGTACTCACATTTTGTCTATGGTTTCTACCTTGACccagacaacacaaacaatgcatcaaaacaaaacacaaaacgaaatatacttaattaatataatggtggcaatctggtcccactgtgctTTACAGGatataacataaagcctccattagatgtgtttgtgtacaagttcatttaatgtttatgtgcctgttaacattctttatttaattattataattttaccctggtctacTAGAGAGTCTGATCATCCAACTGACTGTAGTGTAGAATAACAAACCACAAGTGCATAGACactgaatgtttgtttgtttgtttgttgtttaacgccatgtttacacattggttattCTCATGGCAGGATAGGTACCTAACagttgtacagtttatttattaatgttcttTGTCtactgtcctttctgtgtttagttctAGATGTGTACTATCAGTCCTGTATTTTTCAAAAAATTGATCAGTGtctctgttttggttttgttaaaaatttCAGTCATTGTATTTGGCATTGCAAGTCTTTGTCGTTCTATGTTATATTTAGTACACTTTGTCAATACATGTTCAATGGTTATTTGTGTATTGCATTGTTCACATATCGGTGGCCGTTCTCCCTTCAccaggtgtgtatgtgttaggCGAGCGTGCCCAATACGACATCTTATATATGTCGTCTGTTCCAATCTCTTCCCAGTCGGTAGTTGTGGTCGTGTTTGTATGTTGGGGTGGATGTTGtaaagtttgttgtttttgcttttccCACTCTTTTTGCCACATATTTGTAATATAGGtagtgattgtttgttttagATCTGATGGGGGGAGTTTGCAGTTTACAGCTTTTCCTCCTGTTGTTTCTTTTGCTAAACGATCCACTTTTTCATTTCCCTCAATGCCGCAGGTGTCCTGGGATCCAGCACAGTCTGATGTCATAATTCTGATTGTGGagttcttttagttttttttgtatttcgtTCAGGATTGGATGATGGAGTGATAGTGTTTCCATTTCTTGGAGGCAGGACTGAGAGAGTGTGCAGATTAGTGTTTTTTGTAAATCTGATCGTTCAATGTATGTTATCGCCATTTGTAGAGCGTGTGCTTCTGCTGTGTAGCTTGAACTGTTTAATGGGAGGGTTTCCTTTTACTTCATGTTGTTTGACTGCATAGACACTGAAGTGTGGCACaaaggggcacaaattccaacagacacactccaatgtCTTGTGAAAAGACCTCTTGGTGTTGGATTAGgatattcaacaagctcatggtcaggtgtccagatacttgttgccatatagtgtgtgatgTCTCACAGCTTGTAAGGAACTCTGTTACATTTTTGTTAtggctgtgtggagtttgcatgttctccccgtgtctgtgtgggtttcctctgggagcttcggttttTTTCCCCATAGTCTCCCatagaggtgaattggagacacaaaattgtctgtgactgtgtttgacattaaagacttgaactgatgaatcttgtgtaaccagtaattacctgtcctgtcatgtatgtaaccaaagtgtgtaaaacgtgacattaaaatcctaataaatacataaaatactgTAAGCATTTGATAATAGTTTAGATTATAGAAAGAAGTGGACCAGATAGAAACAGAGCAGATGGAGTGGATTAGACTACCTGTACTGGGTGGAAGATGGCTTGTAGCATGGACAGGACATCACAAAAGAAAAAGTCCCAGGTCTCAGCCAAAGAGTCAAGTAATTTCTGACCTGCAACAAAATACTAGGTGTTGATAACACAAATTCTTCTATTTACATTTCATGTGAATAAGTTCATTACAATAATGAAGTGTGTTATTACAAGGGGTGGCATGTCTATAGGATTTAATTTGATTACCTTCATAGAATCGTATCTTGTCTCTCAGAATGACCATGCCTTTGGTTAACAGCTGGTTCTGAATAAAGAAGCAAGGAGAAGGTGATGAGAGCTGTTGAATGATTTACTGAATAAGAACATTGTCTCAAACATGCTTCACCATGCCGCCGTACCTGCAGGTACTCCGTGAAAAAAGAGCCCAATTCAGTCTTCAGTAGCTgcctggataaaaaaaaaaaaaacaggccatGTGATTAAATGCGATGCATAAGACAAGCTGATAACTGTGGTATTTTGTAATGTATATTCTTTTATTTGCCCTTTTTATTAACTGTGGCTATTAGGAGTTGTGCAACAGCACAAATCAGCACAGTACAAAGTAAACGCTGCACTTGTGCCCGGCTGTCCACATGATCTGAAAGAAAACAGCGTTAGTCGACCCGCTATTGCTCCGATTTCCAGCTTTAATGTGAGAATGttgtaggtgcttttgacaCTAAACAGGAGTTAGCAAGGGCACTTTGACAGACACGCGAGTACACAGccttatacaccaatcagccataacattaaaaccacctccttgtttctactctcactgtccattttatcagcttcacttaccatatagaagcactttgtagttctacaattactga
The nucleotide sequence above comes from Trichomycterus rosablanca isolate fTriRos1 chromosome 8, fTriRos1.hap1, whole genome shotgun sequence. Encoded proteins:
- the prr5a gene encoding proline-rich protein 5a yields the protein MCVCTMRTLYRLKLVSSPNLSQQGKNEKSSLEERGSGPNATWNSIHNAVIGVFQKKGLADNELYTLNEGVRQLLKTELGSFFTEYLQNQLLTKGMVILRDKIRFYEGQKLLDSLAETWDFFFCDVLSMLQAIFHPVQGKEPSVRQLALLLFRNTITLNMKLDEALSRPRARVPPSIVQMLLVLQGVHESQGVTEEYLKLESLLQKVVSPYLGTHGLCAHDCDAAHCSCVIETRWSWTKPAEILATNSVVRSKSYNIPMLTPVAEYDSEVGSVGSVGIRRHSACEVSSCIEKPGYPLSNSIETSSTPRLSLENSHELTLPTAKRAAGPQPALILPSIFIQNSTGPLHTQTSMSETDKTLSSPTSCSSSPETIVMQGVDSMESDQDGIFIDFSHCRSESFGTGRKTS